The following coding sequences are from one Halorubrum sp. BOL3-1 window:
- a CDS encoding formyltransferase family protein → MTRELTEITVVGGDKAGLIQRFTSLLAEEGVNIEDLDQAVRDGVFRMTSSVDTSEMEASRADLRRELADLSRELDVDIQVRFPSDRDARRVALLVTKESHAPEALLEAEAEDRLAEDGEAEIPVVIGNRGDLRSLAERYGKPFYDIGDGSGNTDEGRLLDLLAEYEVDLIALARYMRILSPEVVFRFEGRIINVHPSLLPAFPGAEAYRQAKDAGVRIAGVTAHYVTTDLDQGPVIAQRAFDVPDGAGVDGIKRRGQPLEADVLLNAVQLHIANAVTIHRGTVHVRDDVGAWAQIGLSTEAVEANPDEPVDGDPLTQSEPRTAGTD, encoded by the coding sequence ATGACCCGTGAACTGACCGAGATCACGGTTGTCGGCGGAGATAAAGCCGGACTTATTCAGCGGTTCACATCTCTGCTGGCCGAGGAGGGAGTCAACATCGAGGACCTCGATCAGGCGGTCCGCGACGGCGTCTTCCGGATGACGAGCAGCGTCGACACCTCGGAGATGGAGGCGTCCCGTGCCGACCTCCGGCGCGAGCTCGCCGACCTGAGCCGCGAACTCGACGTCGACATCCAGGTCCGCTTCCCGAGCGACCGTGACGCCCGTCGTGTCGCGCTGCTCGTTACCAAAGAGTCTCACGCGCCAGAGGCCCTTCTGGAGGCCGAAGCCGAGGACAGACTCGCCGAGGACGGCGAGGCGGAGATCCCGGTCGTGATCGGGAACCGCGGCGACCTCCGGTCGCTCGCGGAGCGCTACGGCAAGCCCTTCTACGACATCGGCGACGGCAGCGGCAACACCGACGAGGGTCGGCTGCTCGACCTGTTGGCGGAGTACGAGGTCGACCTGATCGCGTTGGCCCGCTACATGCGCATCCTCTCGCCCGAGGTCGTCTTCCGCTTCGAGGGGCGTATCATCAACGTCCACCCCTCGCTCCTGCCGGCGTTCCCCGGCGCGGAGGCGTACCGACAGGCGAAGGACGCCGGCGTCCGGATCGCCGGTGTCACGGCCCACTACGTGACGACCGACCTCGATCAGGGACCGGTGATCGCCCAGCGCGCCTTCGACGTCCCCGACGGTGCCGGCGTCGACGGGATCAAACGCCGCGGACAACCGCTCGAGGCGGACGTGTTGCTCAACGCGGTCCAACTCCACATCGCCAACGCGGTCACGATCCATCGCGGCACGGTCCACGTCCGAGACGACGTCGGCGCGTGGGCCCAGATCGGCCTCTCCACGGAGGCCGTCGAAGCCAACCCCGACGAGCCGGTCGACGGCGATCCGCTCACGCAGTCGGAGCCTCGGACGGCCGGCACCGACTGA
- the purS gene encoding phosphoribosylformylglycinamidine synthase subunit PurS encodes MTTFTATVTVRLKRGVLDPEAETTQQALERLGFELSDLRSADRFEVDLDAADADEAADRATEMAERLLANPTIHDYDVTVSER; translated from the coding sequence ATGACTACATTCACCGCGACGGTGACGGTCCGGCTGAAGCGGGGCGTCCTCGACCCGGAGGCCGAGACGACCCAGCAGGCCCTCGAACGCCTCGGGTTCGAGCTGTCGGACCTCCGGTCGGCAGACCGGTTCGAGGTCGACCTCGACGCGGCCGACGCCGACGAGGCCGCCGATCGCGCCACCGAGATGGCCGAGCGGCTGCTCGCGAACCCGACGATCCACGACTACGACGTGACGGTCTCGGAGCGATGA
- the purQ gene encoding phosphoribosylformylglycinamidine synthase I: protein MTVSVIQFGGSNCDRDAVRALEHLGLDAERVWHEDGLPADTDGIVLPGGFSYGDYLRAGAMAARDPIMDEVRDAAEAGVPVIGICNGAQIGSESGVTPGAFTTNASARFQCEPARLRVERADTPWTAAYDEGDVIEVPIAHGEGRFEIGADAHADLVDDDRVLFRYCDADGNVTDAANPNGSTDNVAGVLGERETVAVLMPHPERATLPDLGRTTDGAGILEAFA from the coding sequence ATGACGGTCTCGGTGATCCAGTTCGGCGGCTCGAACTGCGACCGCGACGCGGTCCGCGCGCTGGAACACCTCGGCCTCGACGCCGAACGCGTCTGGCACGAAGACGGTCTCCCGGCCGACACCGACGGGATCGTGCTCCCCGGCGGGTTCTCCTACGGCGACTACCTCCGGGCCGGCGCGATGGCCGCCCGCGACCCGATCATGGACGAGGTCCGCGACGCGGCCGAGGCGGGCGTCCCCGTGATCGGGATCTGTAACGGCGCGCAGATCGGCTCCGAGTCGGGGGTGACGCCCGGCGCGTTCACCACGAACGCCTCCGCGCGCTTCCAGTGCGAGCCGGCCCGCCTGCGTGTCGAGCGCGCCGACACGCCCTGGACCGCCGCCTACGACGAGGGCGACGTGATCGAGGTCCCCATCGCGCACGGCGAGGGGCGCTTCGAGATCGGCGCGGACGCGCACGCCGACCTCGTCGACGACGACCGCGTCCTCTTCCGCTACTGCGACGCCGACGGGAACGTCACCGACGCCGCGAACCCGAACGGCTCCACCGACAACGTCGCCGGCGTCCTCGGCGAGCGCGAGACGGTCGCCGTGCTGATGCCCCACCCCGAGCGCGCCACCCTCCCCGACCTCGGCCGCACCACCGACGGCGCCGGTATCCTCGAAGCGTTCGCTTGA
- a CDS encoding VOC family protein produces the protein MRARHIDHVNLRIPADGVDDAREFYGENLGFGIEDALYETDGKPFFDVRLSATAVIHLWPTDEFESPTKTNYNHVAVVVEESPDEIETELADAGVEVEKTLDSPLGATGEAGAVYVRDPFGYRVELKARV, from the coding sequence ATGCGAGCACGCCACATCGACCACGTCAACCTCCGGATCCCCGCGGACGGAGTCGACGACGCCCGGGAGTTCTACGGCGAGAACCTGGGATTCGGGATCGAGGACGCGCTCTACGAGACGGACGGGAAGCCGTTCTTCGACGTGCGGCTCTCGGCCACCGCGGTGATCCACCTGTGGCCCACCGACGAGTTCGAATCGCCGACGAAGACGAACTACAACCACGTCGCGGTCGTCGTCGAGGAGTCCCCCGACGAGATCGAGACCGAACTCGCGGACGCGGGCGTCGAGGTCGAGAAGACGCTCGACTCGCCGCTCGGCGCGACCGGCGAGGCGGGCGCGGTGTACGTCCGCGACCCGTTCGGGTATCGGGTGGAGCTGAAGGCGCGGGTGTGA
- the ilvD gene encoding dihydroxy-acid dehydratase, translating into MSEQQPRSDDDERRRRREDTDRFAGGKDEDLRSREVTEGPDKAPHRAMFRAMGFDDDDLSSPIVGVPNPAADITPCNVHLDDVADAALDGIDAAGGMPIEFGTITISDAVSMGTEGMKASLISREVIADSVELVSFGERMDALVTVAGCDKNLPGMMMAAIRTDLPSVFLYGGSIMPGRHDGRDVTIVQVFEGVGTYAQGDMDADELDDLERNACPGAGSCGGMFTANTMASLSEALGLAPLGSASPPAEDEARYAVAERAGELAMDCIENDRRPSDILSRKSFENAIAAQTAMGGSTNAVLHLLALAGEADVDLSIEDFDEISRRTPKIANLQPGGTRVMNDLHEVGGVPVVLRRLLEADLLHGDATTVTGRTIAEELDELEERDELPDDDEIESDFLYTVDDPKEEEGAIKILDGNLAPDGSVLKVTGDDEFYHEGPARVFENEEDAMEYVQSGEIESGDVIVIRNEGPRGGPGMREMLGVTAAVVGAGHEDDVALLTDGRFSGGTRGPMIGHVAPEAAVGGPIGLVEDGDHVTVDIPERDLTVDLSDDELAARREGWEAPEPPYEGGILAKYGRDFASAADGAVTNPRLTRDL; encoded by the coding sequence ATGAGCGAACAGCAGCCGCGGTCCGACGACGACGAGCGGCGTCGTCGCCGGGAGGACACCGATCGATTCGCCGGCGGGAAAGACGAGGACCTGCGGAGCCGCGAGGTGACCGAGGGACCGGACAAGGCGCCGCACCGCGCGATGTTCCGGGCGATGGGATTCGACGACGACGACCTCTCTTCGCCTATCGTCGGCGTGCCGAACCCGGCGGCCGACATCACGCCCTGTAACGTCCACCTCGACGACGTGGCCGACGCCGCGCTCGACGGCATCGACGCCGCCGGCGGGATGCCGATCGAGTTCGGGACGATCACCATCTCCGACGCCGTCTCGATGGGGACGGAGGGGATGAAGGCGAGCCTCATCTCGCGGGAGGTCATCGCGGACTCGGTCGAACTCGTCTCCTTCGGTGAGCGCATGGACGCCCTCGTGACGGTCGCGGGCTGCGACAAGAACCTCCCCGGGATGATGATGGCGGCCATCAGGACCGACCTGCCCAGCGTCTTCCTCTACGGCGGCTCGATCATGCCCGGGCGACACGACGGGCGCGACGTGACGATCGTCCAGGTGTTCGAGGGCGTCGGCACCTACGCGCAGGGCGACATGGACGCCGACGAACTCGACGACCTGGAGCGCAACGCCTGCCCCGGCGCCGGCTCCTGCGGCGGGATGTTCACCGCGAACACGATGGCGTCGCTCTCGGAGGCGCTCGGGCTGGCCCCGCTCGGGTCCGCCTCGCCGCCCGCCGAGGACGAGGCGCGCTACGCGGTCGCGGAGCGCGCGGGCGAGCTCGCGATGGACTGTATCGAGAACGACCGCCGCCCGTCCGACATCCTCTCCCGGAAGTCGTTCGAGAACGCGATCGCGGCCCAGACCGCGATGGGCGGGTCGACGAACGCGGTTCTCCACCTACTCGCGCTCGCCGGCGAGGCCGACGTCGACCTCTCCATCGAGGACTTCGACGAGATCTCGCGGCGCACGCCGAAGATCGCGAACCTCCAGCCCGGCGGGACGCGCGTGATGAACGACCTCCACGAGGTCGGCGGCGTCCCCGTCGTCCTCCGCCGCCTGCTGGAGGCCGACCTGCTCCACGGCGACGCGACGACCGTCACGGGCCGGACGATCGCGGAAGAACTCGACGAACTGGAGGAGCGCGACGAACTGCCGGACGACGACGAGATAGAGAGCGACTTCCTCTACACGGTCGACGACCCCAAAGAGGAGGAGGGCGCCATCAAGATCCTCGACGGGAACCTCGCGCCGGACGGCTCGGTGCTGAAGGTGACCGGCGACGACGAGTTCTACCACGAGGGTCCCGCCCGCGTGTTCGAAAACGAGGAGGACGCGATGGAGTACGTCCAGTCGGGCGAGATCGAGTCCGGTGACGTGATCGTCATCCGCAACGAGGGGCCCCGCGGCGGTCCCGGGATGCGAGAGATGCTCGGCGTCACCGCCGCGGTCGTCGGCGCGGGCCACGAGGACGACGTCGCCCTCCTGACCGACGGTCGGTTCTCCGGCGGCACCCGCGGCCCGATGATCGGTCACGTCGCGCCCGAGGCCGCCGTCGGCGGCCCGATCGGGCTCGTCGAGGACGGCGACCACGTCACCGTCGACATCCCCGAGCGCGACCTGACGGTAGACCTCTCTGACGACGAACTCGCCGCCCGCCGCGAGGGGTGGGAGGCGCCCGAACCCCCGTACGAGGGCGGCATCCTCGCGAAGTACGGCCGCGACTTCGCCTCCGCCGCCGACGGCGCGGTGACGAACCCGCGGCTCACACGGGACCTGTAA
- a CDS encoding NYN domain-containing protein, translating to MEQGDEAVEEPIPDADGQTDPDAGGQTDPDADGVALFVDGPNVLREEFDVDLDDVRRAAEAEGPLVTTRLYLDEHATPGLIQAAEARGFEVVITSGDVDVKLAVDAARFAAEGRMDTLAVASRDTDFKPVVETANGYGIRTLAIAPGEFGRSDALRNAANGSVTLDGDENADSESDDGDGSAIDSGSDSESASTR from the coding sequence ATGGAACAAGGCGACGAGGCGGTCGAGGAGCCGATTCCGGACGCCGACGGGCAGACGGACCCGGACGCCGGCGGGCAGACGGACCCGGACGCCGACGGCGTGGCGCTGTTCGTCGACGGCCCGAACGTGTTGCGCGAGGAGTTCGACGTCGACTTAGACGACGTGCGCCGGGCGGCCGAGGCGGAGGGACCGCTGGTGACGACCCGGCTCTACCTCGACGAACACGCGACGCCGGGGCTGATACAGGCGGCGGAGGCGCGGGGCTTCGAGGTCGTGATAACGAGCGGCGATGTCGACGTGAAGCTCGCGGTCGACGCCGCGCGGTTCGCGGCCGAGGGGCGGATGGACACGCTCGCGGTCGCCTCCCGCGACACCGACTTCAAGCCGGTCGTCGAGACCGCCAACGGCTACGGGATCCGGACGCTCGCGATCGCGCCCGGCGAGTTCGGGCGCTCTGACGCGCTCCGCAACGCCGCCAACGGGTCGGTGACGCTCGACGGCGACGAGAACGCGGACAGCGAGTCCGACGACGGCGACGGTTCTGCGATCGATTCCGGGAGCGACTCCGAATCGGCTTCGACGCGGTAG
- a CDS encoding S26 family signal peptidase, which produces MSSPRPGRTGAVAPAVAVLLIAVLLGALAGTWPPFVAVESGSMAPGVERGDLVVVTATDRAPWGDLSTASDPNAPTRLGGDGDVVVYAVPGAGERPVFHRLAFPVAAGEDWTERADPALLSGDCAELSTCPAPYDGYVTRGDANELYDQSAGIAPVVPDARIAGKALFAVPNLGWIRVGIDAAAARYGGVATGVVLVGSAGLVGGFGALLLGRLRRSTRR; this is translated from the coding sequence GTGAGCAGCCCTCGTCCCGGTCGCACCGGTGCGGTCGCCCCCGCGGTCGCGGTCCTCCTGATCGCGGTCCTGCTCGGCGCGCTCGCCGGGACGTGGCCCCCGTTCGTCGCCGTCGAGAGCGGCAGCATGGCCCCCGGCGTCGAGCGCGGCGACCTCGTCGTCGTCACCGCGACCGACCGGGCGCCGTGGGGCGACCTCTCGACCGCGAGCGATCCGAACGCGCCGACGCGGCTCGGCGGCGACGGCGACGTAGTCGTGTACGCCGTTCCGGGCGCCGGGGAGAGACCGGTGTTCCACCGCCTGGCGTTTCCCGTCGCCGCCGGCGAGGACTGGACGGAGCGGGCCGACCCGGCCCTCCTCTCCGGCGACTGCGCGGAGCTTTCCACCTGCCCGGCGCCGTACGACGGGTACGTCACGCGCGGCGACGCGAACGAGCTGTACGACCAAAGCGCGGGCATCGCACCGGTCGTCCCCGACGCGCGGATCGCCGGGAAGGCGCTGTTCGCGGTGCCGAACCTCGGCTGGATCCGGGTGGGAATCGACGCGGCGGCAGCGCGGTACGGCGGGGTCGCGACCGGGGTCGTCCTCGTCGGGTCCGCGGGGCTCGTCGGCGGATTCGGTGCGCTGCTCCTGGGACGGCTCCGGCGGAGTACACGGCGGTGA
- a CDS encoding glycine cleavage system aminomethyltransferase GcvT: protein MTDRLSPLHDSHDARGAKFTDFGGWQMPVEFGSIREEHAAVRESVGVFDVSHMGEIEVAGPDATALMNRLTTNDVSALDPGDSQYAAITNGDGAMLDDTVVYRLPDGTAAGGAAASLADLDVDRDAAGDHLDAPSGDPAYLFVPNAGHDAQTYDRWVDRRDERDLDATVANATGDWAMLAVQGPDAADRLDAATPRDRVVDLSKFEATAAAVAGVASWVARTGYTGEDGFEVMCPADAVDAVWDAFVDGPDPAQPCGLGARDTLRTEMGFLLSGQDFDPESEPRTPYEARIGFVVSLDTEFVGRDALEVQKEAGVDEKFVGVRLRERGVPRGGYAVTDGDLTRVGKLTSGTMSPTLDEPIGLGYLHESYADTGTEVSVVVRGDEKRAEVVVPPFVDR, encoded by the coding sequence GTGACCGACCGCCTCTCTCCGCTCCACGACTCCCACGACGCGCGCGGCGCGAAGTTCACCGACTTCGGCGGCTGGCAGATGCCCGTCGAGTTCGGCTCGATCCGCGAGGAACACGCTGCGGTCCGCGAGTCGGTCGGCGTCTTCGACGTCTCGCACATGGGCGAGATCGAGGTGGCCGGCCCGGACGCGACCGCCCTGATGAACCGGCTCACGACCAACGACGTGAGCGCGCTCGACCCCGGCGACTCCCAGTACGCCGCGATCACGAACGGGGACGGCGCCATGCTCGACGACACGGTCGTCTACCGGCTCCCCGACGGGACCGCGGCCGGAGGGGCGGCCGCGTCGCTCGCGGACCTCGACGTCGACCGCGACGCGGCCGGCGACCACCTCGACGCGCCGAGCGGCGACCCCGCGTACCTCTTCGTGCCGAACGCGGGCCACGACGCGCAGACCTACGACCGGTGGGTCGACCGCCGCGACGAGCGGGACCTCGACGCGACCGTCGCGAACGCCACCGGCGACTGGGCGATGCTCGCGGTCCAAGGTCCCGACGCGGCCGACCGCCTCGACGCGGCGACCCCGCGCGACCGCGTCGTCGACCTCTCGAAGTTCGAGGCGACGGCGGCGGCGGTCGCGGGCGTAGCGAGCTGGGTCGCGCGCACCGGCTACACCGGCGAGGACGGCTTCGAGGTGATGTGTCCGGCCGACGCAGTCGACGCCGTCTGGGACGCGTTCGTCGACGGTCCCGACCCGGCGCAGCCGTGCGGTCTCGGCGCGCGCGACACGCTCCGCACCGAGATGGGATTCCTGCTGTCCGGACAGGACTTCGACCCCGAGAGCGAGCCCCGCACCCCGTACGAGGCGCGGATCGGCTTCGTCGTGTCACTCGACACGGAGTTCGTCGGCCGCGACGCGCTGGAGGTCCAGAAGGAGGCGGGCGTCGACGAGAAGTTCGTTGGCGTCCGTCTCCGCGAACGAGGCGTCCCCCGCGGCGGCTACGCGGTCACCGACGGCGACCTCACCCGGGTCGGGAAGCTGACCTCCGGGACGATGAGTCCGACCCTCGACGAGCCGATCGGCTTAGGCTACCTCCACGAGTCGTACGCCGACACCGGAACCGAGGTGAGCGTCGTCGTGCGCGGCGACGAGAAGCGCGCCGAGGTCGTGGTCCCCCCGTTCGTCGACCGCTGA
- the moaC gene encoding cyclic pyranopterin monophosphate synthase MoaC translates to MSEDADTDTSAGPDGSARTTADGDELTHTTADGDVQMVDVGDKPDSGRRAVARGEIRLTPETVAAVEADAVEKGDVLATARIGAVQAVKHTWETIPMCHQIPITNVDTGFSVDDDRIKLTVAVETTGKTGCEMEALEGVTTGLNTVWDMVKAAEKDADGGYPDTGITGVEVVEKRKEAVDQ, encoded by the coding sequence ATGAGTGAGGACGCGGACACGGACACCAGCGCGGGACCCGACGGCTCGGCCCGCACGACCGCCGACGGCGACGAACTGACGCACACGACCGCCGACGGCGACGTCCAGATGGTCGACGTCGGGGACAAGCCCGACAGCGGCCGTCGCGCGGTCGCGCGCGGCGAGATCCGGCTGACGCCGGAGACGGTCGCCGCGGTCGAGGCGGACGCGGTCGAGAAGGGCGACGTGCTGGCGACCGCTCGGATCGGCGCGGTTCAGGCCGTGAAACACACCTGGGAGACGATCCCGATGTGTCACCAGATCCCGATCACGAACGTCGACACCGGCTTCTCGGTCGACGACGACCGGATCAAGCTGACGGTCGCGGTCGAGACCACCGGGAAGACCGGCTGCGAGATGGAGGCGTTAGAGGGAGTCACGACGGGACTCAACACGGTCTGGGACATGGTGAAGGCGGCCGAGAAGGACGCGGACGGCGGGTACCCCGACACCGGAATCACGGGCGTCGAGGTCGTCGAGAAGCGAAAGGAGGCGGTCGACCAGTAG
- a CDS encoding NAD(P)H-hydrate dehydratase: MITTDRMAAVDANAAALGVPRKQLMESSGNAVAREVRAVADRGATVTLVCGRGNNGGDALVAARFLAEYDVAVRLLGRPETIRTDIARENWEALARAEIPAETVTDSRGFDLTGPDGDDPDVIVDAMLGSGVAGALREPEHTAAEAIDASDATVVAVDVPSGIDADTGEPTGGGGGGDPCAIDADRVVTFHDQKPGLAGLDAEVTVADIGIPTAAERYVGPGDLLGLDRDPDSHKGENGEVLVVGGGPYAGAPTLAALSAFRAGADLVRVACPESVAQEVQGFSPNLIVRALPGDRVGPSHRERVVSLAAGSDVVVLGPGLGNDDGTRGFVRKFLTTYAGRAVVDADALAVVPEVDTDADLICTPHRGEFVGMDGETADDSDERAGLVREFAAEIGHTLLVKGPVDVVSDGDDVRLNRTGNPGMTVGGTGDVLAGTVGSLAAVTDPFRAAAVGAYAVGRAGDAAADANGTGLVATDLPDRLPEAMRDE; this comes from the coding sequence ATGATCACGACCGACCGCATGGCGGCCGTCGACGCCAACGCGGCGGCGCTCGGCGTGCCCCGAAAACAGCTGATGGAGTCGTCCGGCAACGCCGTCGCCCGCGAGGTGCGCGCGGTCGCGGACCGGGGAGCGACCGTCACCCTGGTCTGCGGCCGCGGGAACAACGGCGGCGACGCCCTGGTCGCGGCGCGGTTCCTCGCGGAGTACGACGTTGCGGTCCGCCTGCTCGGCCGCCCGGAGACGATCCGGACCGATATCGCCCGCGAGAACTGGGAGGCGCTCGCGCGCGCCGAGATTCCGGCCGAGACCGTCACCGACTCGCGCGGTTTCGATCTCACCGGCCCCGACGGCGACGACCCCGACGTGATCGTCGACGCGATGCTCGGCTCGGGGGTGGCGGGGGCGCTCCGCGAACCTGAACACACGGCGGCCGAGGCGATCGACGCGAGCGACGCGACGGTGGTCGCGGTCGACGTCCCCTCCGGAATCGACGCCGACACCGGCGAGCCGACGGGCGGGGGCGGCGGGGGCGATCCCTGCGCGATCGACGCCGACCGCGTGGTGACCTTCCACGACCAGAAGCCCGGACTGGCGGGCCTCGACGCCGAGGTCACGGTCGCTGACATCGGGATCCCGACGGCCGCGGAGCGGTACGTCGGCCCCGGCGACCTCCTCGGACTCGACCGCGACCCGGACTCGCACAAGGGCGAGAACGGCGAGGTCCTCGTGGTCGGCGGCGGGCCGTACGCGGGCGCGCCGACGCTCGCGGCGCTCTCGGCGTTCCGGGCCGGCGCCGACCTCGTCCGCGTCGCCTGCCCCGAGTCGGTGGCACAGGAGGTCCAGGGGTTCTCACCGAACCTCATCGTCCGCGCGCTCCCCGGCGACCGCGTCGGTCCCTCGCACCGAGAGCGGGTCGTATCGCTCGCGGCCGGCAGCGACGTCGTCGTGCTCGGACCGGGACTCGGTAACGACGACGGGACGCGGGGGTTCGTCCGGAAGTTCCTGACGACCTACGCGGGGCGCGCCGTCGTCGACGCCGACGCGCTCGCGGTCGTCCCCGAGGTCGACACCGACGCCGACCTGATCTGTACGCCCCACCGGGGCGAGTTCGTCGGCATGGACGGCGAGACCGCCGACGACTCCGACGAACGCGCCGGACTGGTCCGCGAGTTCGCCGCGGAGATCGGCCACACGCTCCTCGTCAAGGGGCCGGTCGACGTGGTCTCGGACGGCGACGACGTGCGGCTGAACCGCACCGGCAACCCGGGGATGACCGTCGGCGGGACCGGCGACGTGCTGGCGGGAACGGTCGGCTCGCTCGCGGCCGTGACAGACCCGTTTCGGGCGGCCGCGGTCGGCGCGTACGCCGTCGGGCGCGCGGGCGACGCCGCCGCTGACGCGAACGGGACCGGGCTGGTGGCGACGGACTTACCCGACCGGCTGCCGGAGGCGATGCGTGATGAGTGA
- a CDS encoding glycosyltransferase, with protein MNIGFFTDSYFPGVDGVTYTIQAWRDRLEARGHDVYVVYPASSHEPDDREIPVSSLPNPLYRQYRVPLYRRLSTLPDLDVVHCHGPASTGLMGLRYAKRCGATSVYTHHTPVEDYFVQGLKSERLAALAGKAYVAYENRFLGAFDCVTASTSRIRRDVDPHKLPVGIEMDRFRPGENARVDALTTDGGPTAADAPVIGYSGRMTHNKNVDEIIRLAERLPELRFELVGEGPVRAELEANAPANARFHDFLPREDLPDFYGALDVFVTASTCDTLGLSTLEANACGTPVAAADVAPFDETIGPENGERFALRDLDDMERAVRDCLDGDRDTRAAVERFSVSETIDELESIYGVTA; from the coding sequence ATGAACATCGGCTTCTTCACCGACAGCTACTTTCCCGGGGTCGACGGCGTCACCTACACCATTCAGGCGTGGCGCGACCGGCTCGAAGCGCGGGGCCACGACGTGTACGTGGTCTACCCCGCGAGCAGCCACGAGCCCGACGACCGCGAGATTCCGGTCTCCTCGCTGCCGAACCCCCTTTACAGGCAGTACCGCGTCCCCCTCTACCGCCGCCTGTCGACGCTCCCCGACCTCGACGTCGTCCACTGTCACGGCCCGGCGTCGACCGGACTGATGGGACTCCGCTACGCGAAGCGGTGCGGCGCGACGTCGGTGTACACCCACCACACCCCCGTCGAGGACTACTTCGTTCAGGGGCTCAAGTCCGAGCGGCTCGCCGCGCTCGCCGGGAAGGCGTACGTCGCCTACGAGAACCGGTTCCTGGGCGCGTTCGACTGCGTCACGGCCTCGACCTCGCGGATCCGCCGCGACGTGGACCCGCACAAGCTCCCCGTCGGCATCGAGATGGACCGCTTCCGTCCCGGCGAGAATGCTCGGGTCGACGCGCTCACGACCGACGGCGGGCCGACCGCGGCCGACGCCCCGGTGATCGGGTACAGCGGACGGATGACCCACAACAAGAACGTCGACGAGATCATCCGGCTCGCGGAGCGGCTACCCGAGCTGCGGTTCGAGCTGGTCGGGGAGGGACCGGTCCGCGCAGAGCTGGAGGCGAACGCGCCCGCGAACGCCCGGTTCCACGACTTCCTTCCGCGTGAGGACCTCCCCGACTTCTACGGCGCGCTCGACGTCTTCGTCACGGCCTCGACGTGCGACACGCTGGGTCTCTCGACGCTCGAAGCGAACGCCTGCGGCACCCCGGTCGCCGCCGCGGACGTGGCGCCGTTCGACGAGACGATCGGTCCCGAGAACGGCGAGCGGTTCGCGCTGCGCGACCTCGACGACATGGAGCGGGCGGTCCGCGACTGCCTCGACGGCGACAGGGACACCCGCGCCGCGGTCGAGCGGTTCTCCGTCTCCGAGACGATAGACGAGCTCGAATCCATCTACGGGGTGACCGCGTAG